A genomic region of Mitsuaria sp. 7 contains the following coding sequences:
- a CDS encoding efflux RND transporter periplasmic adaptor subunit, with the protein MKELRIQGNERDDHGGGPPRWVWTLVAVLVVLALLVVGGWWWWRQSQVPEVETATAQSRGGAGGAAVLQATGYVTARRAATVSTQITGTLTEVLFEEGDKIQKGQVLARLEDHALRAALDMARANVKSAQANIEATRAHWLQSQSDLKRQDELALSGMTTKQSAEQARTAVNAYAAQLEARRREADAAAAQATQAQVNFDYTVVKAPFSGVIIAKAAQVGEIVSPLSAGGGFTRTGVGTIVDMDSLEVDVDVNEAYIGQVKADMPAQAVLDAYPDWRIPAHVIAVVPSADRGKATVKVRVALEQKDQRVVPDMGVRVSFLAAKESAQTAPPPGVLVPKSAVVSRDGGDLVFVVTGQTVAQRKVRQGTPVGDQAVVLDGVKAGDTVVLNPPEALRDGGEIKPAAGR; encoded by the coding sequence TTGAAAGAGCTGCGCATCCAGGGGAACGAGCGCGACGACCACGGGGGCGGGCCGCCCCGGTGGGTCTGGACGCTGGTGGCTGTGCTGGTCGTGTTGGCGCTGCTGGTCGTGGGTGGCTGGTGGTGGTGGCGGCAGTCGCAGGTGCCGGAGGTTGAGACCGCCACGGCCCAGTCGCGCGGCGGCGCAGGCGGCGCAGCCGTCCTGCAGGCGACCGGCTACGTGACGGCGCGTCGTGCCGCGACGGTATCGACGCAGATTACCGGCACACTGACCGAGGTGCTGTTCGAGGAAGGCGACAAGATCCAGAAGGGTCAGGTGTTGGCCCGTCTCGAGGATCACGCGTTGCGGGCCGCGCTCGACATGGCCCGGGCCAACGTGAAGAGCGCGCAGGCCAACATCGAAGCGACGCGTGCGCACTGGCTCCAGTCGCAGTCCGACCTGAAGCGCCAGGACGAGCTGGCCCTCAGCGGCATGACCACCAAACAGTCCGCCGAACAGGCCCGCACAGCGGTGAACGCCTACGCTGCGCAGCTGGAAGCGCGCCGGCGCGAGGCCGATGCCGCCGCTGCGCAGGCCACACAGGCGCAGGTCAATTTCGACTACACGGTCGTCAAGGCGCCGTTCTCTGGCGTCATTATCGCGAAGGCGGCGCAGGTCGGCGAGATTGTGTCGCCGCTCTCCGCCGGCGGCGGCTTCACGCGGACCGGCGTCGGCACCATCGTCGACATGGACTCGCTGGAAGTGGACGTCGACGTCAACGAGGCCTACATCGGCCAGGTCAAGGCCGACATGCCGGCCCAGGCGGTGCTGGATGCCTATCCCGACTGGCGCATCCCGGCGCACGTGATCGCGGTGGTGCCCTCGGCCGACCGCGGCAAGGCGACTGTGAAGGTGCGGGTTGCGCTCGAGCAGAAGGACCAGCGCGTCGTGCCCGACATGGGTGTCCGCGTGTCCTTCCTCGCCGCGAAGGAAAGCGCGCAGACCGCGCCGCCGCCCGGCGTGCTCGTGCCGAAGTCGGCTGTCGTATCACGCGATGGCGGCGACCTCGTGTTCGTCGTGACCGGCCAGACCGTCGCCCAGCGCAAGGTGCGCCAGGGCACGCCGGTCGGAGACCAGGCGGTGGTGCTCGACGGCGTGAAGGCCGGCGACACCGTCGTCCTCAATCCGCCCGAAGCCTTGCGCGACGGCGGCGAGATCAAGCCGGCGGCCGGCAGGTGA
- a CDS encoding ABC transporter ATP-binding protein gives MSNLIEIRDLSKVYTRGKQKVEVLHHIDLDVQQGEFLALMGPSGSGKTTLLNLIGGLDQPSGGSIAIGGERIDQLSSAALAKWRAARVGFVFQFYNLMPTLSAQRNVELPLLLTKLSAAERKKRAAIALQLVGLSDRASHKPTELSGGQQQRVSIARAIVSDPTLLVCDEPTGDLDRQSAEDVLALLQALNRDHGKTIVMVTHDPKAAERARQTLHLDKGTLVEQTVSASA, from the coding sequence GTGAGCAATCTGATCGAGATCCGTGACCTGTCCAAGGTCTACACCCGCGGCAAGCAGAAGGTGGAGGTGCTGCATCACATCGACCTGGATGTGCAGCAGGGCGAGTTCCTGGCGCTGATGGGCCCGTCCGGCTCCGGCAAGACGACGCTGCTCAACCTCATCGGCGGGCTGGACCAGCCCAGCGGCGGCAGCATCGCCATCGGCGGGGAGCGCATCGACCAGCTCAGCTCTGCGGCGCTGGCGAAGTGGCGAGCGGCCCGGGTGGGCTTCGTGTTCCAGTTCTACAACCTGATGCCGACGCTCTCGGCGCAGCGCAACGTGGAGCTGCCGCTGCTGCTGACCAAGCTGTCGGCAGCCGAGCGCAAGAAGCGCGCCGCGATCGCGCTGCAGCTGGTGGGCCTGTCGGACCGTGCCAGCCACAAGCCCACGGAACTCTCTGGCGGCCAGCAGCAGCGCGTGTCGATCGCGCGGGCGATCGTCTCCGACCCGACCCTGCTCGTCTGCGACGAGCCCACCGGCGACCTGGACCGTCAATCGGCCGAGGACGTGCTGGCCTTGCTTCAGGCGCTCAACCGGGACCACGGGAAGACCATCGTGATGGTGACGCACGATCCGAAGGCCGCCGAGCGCGCCCGTCAGACGCTGCACCTGGACAAGGGCACGCTGGTCGAGCAGACCGTGTCCGCCTCGGCCTGA
- a CDS encoding response regulator transcription factor, whose translation MIKVILCDDHALIRRGIRDTLSDAPDIEVVGEAGDYGELRSLMRTLAVDKQCDVLVLDINMPGRSGLDVLHVLKDEGTTTRVLIVSMYPEDQYAIRALRAGAYGYVNKGGDPQLLVQAVRTVAQGRKYVTPEIAQMLVESLTAPAPEQAHQKLSDRELQTLVMIASGKRLSDIAEELMLSPKTVSVYRARVLEKLALSNNSELTVYAIRNGLVES comes from the coding sequence ATGATCAAAGTGATCCTTTGCGACGACCATGCGCTGATCCGTCGAGGCATCCGCGACACGCTGTCCGACGCGCCAGACATCGAGGTGGTCGGCGAAGCCGGCGATTACGGCGAGCTGCGCAGCCTGATGCGCACGCTGGCGGTCGACAAACAGTGCGACGTACTGGTGCTCGACATCAACATGCCGGGTCGCAGCGGTCTGGACGTGTTGCACGTGCTCAAGGACGAGGGAACGACGACAAGGGTGCTGATCGTGTCGATGTACCCCGAGGACCAGTACGCGATACGCGCGCTGCGCGCCGGAGCCTACGGATACGTGAACAAGGGCGGCGATCCGCAACTGCTGGTGCAGGCGGTGCGCACGGTGGCGCAGGGACGCAAGTACGTGACGCCCGAGATCGCGCAGATGCTGGTGGAGAGCCTGACCGCGCCGGCGCCGGAGCAGGCCCACCAGAAGTTGTCCGATCGCGAACTCCAGACCCTGGTGATGATCGCGTCGGGCAAGCGCCTGTCCGACATCGCCGAGGAGCTGATGCTCAGCCCCAAGACGGTGAGCGTGTACCGCGCGCGGGTGCTGGAGAAGCTGGCGTTGTCCAACAACTCAGAACTGACGGTCTACGCCATCCGCAACGGACTGGTCGAAAGCTGA